ACCTGGCGATGGTCCAATGAAAAGACAGGGGCTTGGAGCGCGGGGAGGTGCTCGACAAACCAGCCGTTCCGGTGTGTAAAGGCGTCCCAGAGCAGATGGGTCCAGGCGCCCACGAGCAAGGATGCAATGATGATAAACCATGAGAAGGGGCGCTCGATGCGCAACGGTCCGAGCGCGCGCTTGAACCGCGACGGGGCCAGCTTGAACTCCGGGGCGGAGATTCTGTCCAGCGCCCACAACACGACGAGGCCCACGGGAAGACTGAACAGGAAACTGCCCGAGACCCGGTGCGATATATCCCCGAATCTTCCAAAAAGGTAACCCAAATCCGGCACGACACTGCCAACGACCAGCGCCGGGAAACAAAACCACCTTGGACACCACCGCCTGAGCGGCAACACCGCAGCCGGGTGGGCTAGTGGGAAAGGCATAACAAATCTTTCATCTTCACCAGTTTTGCCGGGCGATTGGCAAAGGGCAACCACAATCCCTGATCCGCACGTAATTTTCTGAAAAGACGAAAAAACTGCTTCTAGGCGCATTTTTTCTGTTGACATGATATAGATAGTATGTCTGTATCACACGCATGTCTGCGCGCATACCCACTCAACATAAGTCCCCCTTCGA
Above is a genomic segment from Verrucomicrobiia bacterium containing:
- a CDS encoding DUF4184 family protein produces the protein MPFPLAHPAAVLPLRRWCPRWFCFPALVVGSVVPDLGYLFGRFGDISHRVSGSFLFSLPVGLVVLWALDRISAPEFKLAPSRFKRALGPLRIERPFSWFIIIASLLVGAWTHLLWDAFTHRNGWFVEHLPALQAPVFSLDHRQVRVCHFLWYGSSFAGLLWLMLAFSAKQPPPGAAPGCIPQKTAWRDAILVALLVLPIEIIHHLLRGPAGLVLVGLLSLLLVIGVALHLGSEEQTGLTTGREAPVPRAIDTPS